One genomic region from Rhinoraja longicauda isolate Sanriku21f chromosome 8, sRhiLon1.1, whole genome shotgun sequence encodes:
- the evx2 gene encoding homeobox even-skipped homolog protein 2 isoform X2, with translation MERLRKEIILMERGLHSPAAKRISNLSDSAGNAVEEALENSHHSGRLSPRPTSASLHNSIGDTPTNGKFEIDNLFHHQHSSDSTSSSEISSSESRKKYSLYPELASREKEAEMNSDVDVGCSTLRSPAGVNTTQLKENTNKDNGSSTNTSSNGSSITNLNGNSNSIGNSSSGPDQVRRYRTAFTREQIGRLEKEFYRENYVSRPRRCELAAALNLPETTIKVWFQNRRMKDKRQRLAMSWPHPADPSFYTYMMTHAAATGSLPYPFHSHVPLHYYPHVGVTAAAAAAAAAAAAAGATPFPTSIRPLDTFRALSHPYSRPELLCGFRHPGLYQSPHGLNGSAATAAAAAAAAASTPAGAAPCSCLSCHSNQGGALGPRSSSSDFTCTAAAQRSESSFLPYSAAVLSKSAAVSPPGQREDSSLTR, from the exons ATGGAAAGACTAAGAAAAGAAATAATTCTGATGGAACGGGGTCTGCATAGTCCTGCTGCCAAAAGGATTTCGAATTTGTCAGACTCAGCTGGAAATGCGGTGGAGGAGGCCCTTGAAAATTCTCATCACAGTGGTCGCCTCAGCCCCAGACCAACTTCCGCCTCCCTTCACAACAGTATTGGGGACACCCCAACAAACGGCAAATTTGAGATAGACAATTTATTCCACCATCAACATTCAAGCGACAGCACGTCCTCGTCTGAAATTTCGTCTTCGGAAAGCAGGAAAAAATATTCCCTCTACCCAGAACTTGCTAGTCGAGAGAAAGAAGCAGAAATGAACAGTGATGTTGATGTGGGATGCTCGACACTCCGCTCTCCTGCCGGCGTCAATACAACGCAACTCAAAGAAAATACAAACAAAG ACAATGGCAGTTCAACTAATACTTCTTCGAATGGGTCTAGTATTACGAACCTGAACGGCAACTCCAATTCAATAGGCAATTCGAGTtctggtcctgaccaggtgagaCGGTATCGAACAGCTTTCACCCGAGAACAAATCGGTAGACTAGAGAAAGAGTTTTACAGAGAAAACTATGTATCCAGACCCAGGCGATGTGAACTGGCGGCTGCTTTAAATCTACCCGAAACTACTATCAAG GTTTGGTTTCAGAACCGGCGGATGAAAGATAAAAGACAGCGACTTGCGATGTCATGGCCCCACCCAGCTGACCCCAGCTTTTATACCTACATGATGACCCATGCGGCGGCCACCGGCAGCCTGCCCTACCCTTTCCACTCGCATGTGCCCTTGCACTATTACCCGCACGTCGGCGTCACTGCGGCTGCagcagccgccgccgccgccgccgccgccgcgggCGCCACGcccttccccacctccatccGCCCTCTCGACACCTTCCGCGCCCTCTCGCACCCCTACTCGCGGCCCGAGCTGCTCTGCGGCTTCCGCCACCCGGGCCTGTACCAGTCCCCGCACGGCCTGAACGGCAGCGCGGCCACGGCTGCAGCTGCTGCAGCGGCGGCCGCCTCCACGCCGGCCGGCGCCGCGCCTTGCTCCTGCCTCAGTTGCCACAGCAACCAGGGCGGCGCACTCGGGCCCAGGAGCTCCAGCTCCGACTTCACCTGCACCGCGGCTGCGCAGAGGTCGGAGAGCAGCTTCCTTCCCTACTCGGCCGCGGTGCTCAGCAAATCAGCAGCCGTCTCACCGCCTGGTCAGCGGGAGGACTCCTCCCTAACCAGATAA
- the evx2 gene encoding homeobox even-skipped homolog protein 2 isoform X1, giving the protein MERLRKEIILMERGLHSPAAKRISNLSDSAGNAVEEALENSHHSGRLSPRPTSASLHNSIGDTPTNGKFEIDNLFHHQHSSDSTSSSEISSSESRKKYSLYPELASREKEAEMNSDVDVGCSTLRSPAGVNTTQLKENTNKVYSDNGSSTNTSSNGSSITNLNGNSNSIGNSSSGPDQVRRYRTAFTREQIGRLEKEFYRENYVSRPRRCELAAALNLPETTIKVWFQNRRMKDKRQRLAMSWPHPADPSFYTYMMTHAAATGSLPYPFHSHVPLHYYPHVGVTAAAAAAAAAAAAAGATPFPTSIRPLDTFRALSHPYSRPELLCGFRHPGLYQSPHGLNGSAATAAAAAAAAASTPAGAAPCSCLSCHSNQGGALGPRSSSSDFTCTAAAQRSESSFLPYSAAVLSKSAAVSPPGQREDSSLTR; this is encoded by the exons ATGGAAAGACTAAGAAAAGAAATAATTCTGATGGAACGGGGTCTGCATAGTCCTGCTGCCAAAAGGATTTCGAATTTGTCAGACTCAGCTGGAAATGCGGTGGAGGAGGCCCTTGAAAATTCTCATCACAGTGGTCGCCTCAGCCCCAGACCAACTTCCGCCTCCCTTCACAACAGTATTGGGGACACCCCAACAAACGGCAAATTTGAGATAGACAATTTATTCCACCATCAACATTCAAGCGACAGCACGTCCTCGTCTGAAATTTCGTCTTCGGAAAGCAGGAAAAAATATTCCCTCTACCCAGAACTTGCTAGTCGAGAGAAAGAAGCAGAAATGAACAGTGATGTTGATGTGGGATGCTCGACACTCCGCTCTCCTGCCGGCGTCAATACAACGCAACTCAAAGAAAATACAAACAAAG TTTATTCAGACAATGGCAGTTCAACTAATACTTCTTCGAATGGGTCTAGTATTACGAACCTGAACGGCAACTCCAATTCAATAGGCAATTCGAGTtctggtcctgaccaggtgagaCGGTATCGAACAGCTTTCACCCGAGAACAAATCGGTAGACTAGAGAAAGAGTTTTACAGAGAAAACTATGTATCCAGACCCAGGCGATGTGAACTGGCGGCTGCTTTAAATCTACCCGAAACTACTATCAAG GTTTGGTTTCAGAACCGGCGGATGAAAGATAAAAGACAGCGACTTGCGATGTCATGGCCCCACCCAGCTGACCCCAGCTTTTATACCTACATGATGACCCATGCGGCGGCCACCGGCAGCCTGCCCTACCCTTTCCACTCGCATGTGCCCTTGCACTATTACCCGCACGTCGGCGTCACTGCGGCTGCagcagccgccgccgccgccgccgccgccgcgggCGCCACGcccttccccacctccatccGCCCTCTCGACACCTTCCGCGCCCTCTCGCACCCCTACTCGCGGCCCGAGCTGCTCTGCGGCTTCCGCCACCCGGGCCTGTACCAGTCCCCGCACGGCCTGAACGGCAGCGCGGCCACGGCTGCAGCTGCTGCAGCGGCGGCCGCCTCCACGCCGGCCGGCGCCGCGCCTTGCTCCTGCCTCAGTTGCCACAGCAACCAGGGCGGCGCACTCGGGCCCAGGAGCTCCAGCTCCGACTTCACCTGCACCGCGGCTGCGCAGAGGTCGGAGAGCAGCTTCCTTCCCTACTCGGCCGCGGTGCTCAGCAAATCAGCAGCCGTCTCACCGCCTGGTCAGCGGGAGGACTCCTCCCTAACCAGATAA
- the LOC144596299 gene encoding homeobox protein Hox-D12-like, with protein sequence MDSTSLRYKLTLGTSSDKTVMLQDEVRPLDMNPVLSTNTGFSPAMFPSTLKTTPGGKCLRLYSEDFSTCSSRGIVDRDIFAVSPEAGRFTANQLQSDSHLPLFSNYPHNACVRSETSTNSAIYQSWPLECPRAAPVQIQTDPNDLDLTSFSHSQCYGAPISGGTLPTTGPGVPMHLAFGFTSHWPPSQNPGSRRRKKRIPYSKQQIAELEKAFEKNRFLTPEIRLNISFKLGLTERQVKIWFQNQRQKEKKLLRVHQMMRPSCPGL encoded by the exons ATGGATTCGACCTCGCTGCGATACAAGCTGACGTTAGGGACATCTAGCGATAAGACAGTAATGCTGCAAGATGAAGTGCGTCCACTTGATATGAATCCAGTACTTTCCACGAATACTGGGTTTTCCCCCGCTATGTTTCCTTCAACGTTGAAAACGACTCCAGGTGGAAAATGCCTCAGATTGTATTCGGAGGACTTTTCGACTTGCAGTTCACGTGGAATAGTAGATCGGGACATCTTTGCCGTCTCACCTGAGGCAGGTCGATTCACTGCCAACCAGCTTCAAAGTGACAGTCATTTACCTTTGTTTAGTAACTACCCCCACAATGCCTGCGTGAGAAGTGAAACCTCCACAAACTCAGCAATTTATCAGAGTTGGCCATTAGAATGCCCCCGGGCTGCACCTGTCCAGATCCAGACAGATCCCAATGACCTGGACCTCACTTCGTTCAGCCATTCCCAGTGTTACGGAGCACCCATTTCAGGAGGAACACTTCCAACGACAGGTCCCGGCGTCCCAATGCACTTAG CTTTCGGATTTACATCGCACTGGCCGCCATCACAGAATCCTGGAAGTAGACGAAGGAAGAAACGAATTCCTTACAGCAAACAGCAAATTGCTGAATTGGAAAAGGCTTTTGAAAAAAATCGATTCCTCACCCCTGAAATCCGACTGAATATTTCCTTCAAATTAGGTTTAACAGAAAGACAG GTAAAAATATGGTTCCAAAACCAACGACAGAAAGAGAAAAAACTTCTTCGTGTGCATCAAATGATGCGTCCAAGCTGCCCTGGCCTGTAA
- the LOC144596300 gene encoding homeobox protein Hox-D13: MTALLSAPWRTDTIRYLHNRNDSNKPEMEGLGGNVPSNQCRNFLSPSAFGAHHNSLSSGPAYSGGDRTHSVISESAKQCSPCPAPTSPPNPAFSYGYHFGSSYYSCRNVGIQQSGLKPGAHASLAGYPVDKYMDVSGLTNSPVPTDDVSTRAKEFAFYQSYPNPYQRVSSYLDVPVVPTISGHGEPRHEALLSMEGYQPWAFTNGWNGQVYCPKDQTQSSHFWKSPLSGDLMHNQTDINIYRRGRKKRVPYTKTQLKELEREYATNKFITKEKRRRISTATNLTERQVTIWFQNRRVKEKKVVSKVKENIP; encoded by the exons ATGACAGCTCTTCTTTCAGCCCCTTGGAGGACTGATACTATCAGATACTTGCACAACAGAAACGACTCGAATAAGCCGGAGATGGAAGGACTGGGTGGGAACGTCCCTTCAAATCAATGCAGGAATTTTCTATCTCCCTCTGCATTTGGAGCACATCACAACTCTTTATCTTCGGGACCTGCTTACTCAGGCGGAGATCGGACGCATTCTGTCATTTCTGAATCAGCTAAGCAATGTAGCCCATGCCCAGCTCCTACAAGCCCTCCAAACCCAGCCTTCAGTTACGGCTATCATTTTGGAAGCAGCTATTACAGTTGTCGAAATGTTGGTATACAGCAAAGTGGATTGAAACCTGGTGCTCATGCATCCTTAGCCGGTTACCCAGTGGATAAATACATGGACGTTTCGGGGTTGACCAACAGTCCTGTCCCCACTGACGATGTATCAACTCGGGCAAAGGAATTTGCTTTTTATCAGAGTTACCCTAATCCATATCAACGGGTATCTAGTTATTTGGATGTTCCAGTAGTCCCTACAATAAGTGGCCACGGAGAGCCAAGGCATGAAGCCTTACTATCCATGGAAGGTTACCAGCCTTGGGCATTTACTAATGGCTGGAATGGTCAAGTGTACTGTCCTAAAGATCAGACACAGTCTTCACATTTTTGGAAATCGCCACTTTCAG GAGATTTGATGCACAATCAGACAGATATAAACATTTACAGACGAGGGAGGAAGAAAAGGGTTCCCTATACGAAAACGCAGCTTAAAGAACTCGAGCGAGAATATGCCACCAACAAATTCATAaccaaggaaaaaagacgaaggaTATCTACAGCCACCAACCTCACCGAAAGACAAGTCACCATTTGGTTTCAGAACAGAAGAGTCAAGGAGAAAAAAGTTGTTTCCAAAGTCAAAGAAAATATACCTTGA
- the hoxd12a gene encoding homeobox protein Hox-D12a, giving the protein MCEHNLLNSGYVGSLLNFASPEPFYFPNLRPNAAQLAGLSPALSYTRREVCSLPWTSSPCASPPQSRAFSGYSQSYLGNSVSISINKHGSDKAAAGEEPTKYYFQDSSRKLEERCRQSQSYPSDTSIPSSVNINPAKYEYPNVETSLHGSSLHNQGFELNSNSPSVNEGVKQCVSLNMSLQSPITPVCNRSSDGLSWCPTQVRSRRKRKPYTKQQIAELENEFLANEFINRQKRKELSDRLNLSDQQVKIWFQNRRMKKKRLVMREQTLSLF; this is encoded by the exons ATGTGCGAGCACAATCTGCTAAATTCAGGCTATGTCGGCTCCCTGTTAAATTTTGCCAGCCCGGAGCCTTTCTACTTCCCCAACCTGCGTCCGAATGCGGCTCAACTGGCAGGTCTGTCACCCGCACTCTCTTACACCCGCCGGGAGGTGTGCTCGCTCCCGTGGACTTCGAGTCCATGCGCATCGCCGCCGCAGAGCCGCGCCTTCAGCGGCTACTCTCAGTCTTATCTCGGCAACTCTGTCTCCATCAGCATCAATAAGCATGGATCAGACAAAGCAGCGGCCGGCGAAGAGCCTACCAAATACTACTTCCAAGACAGCAGCCGAAAACTGGAGGAGAGATGCAGACAGAGTCAGTCCTACCCAAGTGATACCAGTATCCCTTCTTCAGTCAACATCAACCCTGCTAAGTACGAGTACCCAAACGTGGAAACATCTCTCCATGGCTCCTCCTTACATAATCAAGGCTTTGAATTGAATTCCAACTCTCCCTCTGTAAATGAAGGCGTCAAGCAATGCGTGAGCCTCAATATGTCATTACAGTCACCAATAACGCCAGTGTGCAACAGATCCTCCGATG GACTCTCCTGGTGCCCGACCCAAGTGAGGTCAAGGAGGAAACGCAAGCCGTACACAAAGCAACAGATAGCTGAACTTGAAAATGAATTCCTCGCGAACGAGTTTATCAACCGACAGAAGAGAAAGGAATTGTCCGACAGGCTAAACCTGAGCGACCAGCAAGTAAAAATCTGGTTTCAAAACCGGCGCATGAAAAAGAAAAGACTTGTTATGCGCGAACAAACGCTCTCACTCTTTTAG